GAATTCATATTGGTATACGCGGTTTGGTAGTGATTTTTGCGCGAGTGCTGCTAGTTCACTCGTAATTTTATAATTGGTGCCATACATATCGAAACCATCTGTTGCATAGCCAATAATGTTCGTCAATGCGCCGATTTGGACTGCCGGAAAGCGATTGTTTTGCGGTTGATTTTGGCGAGCTTGAATCGTGAAACCAGTCGCGCCTTCTGTCACATGATAATCAATGTATTGCGACATATACGCTTCATTCGTCCGCACTGCCGCTTGTTCCGCAAGGCCTAAGTCTTGTAAATACACAAGATCAAAAGTTCCTGCGCCGTCCACTGTTACATCATAAAACCAGCCACGCGAATGAAATTGCATTTGCACCGTGTATTCGAACGGACCAACTCCCCCGCGATATTCAACACCATGCTCATTAAAACCGACTTCTGCATCTGCGGTTAAAAGCGGATAAGCCTCCACTTTATCAGCCAAATGCGCTCGTACATAAATTTGTGATAAGCGATTTTCTAACGGATTTTGAATGACTTGATTCAACATCATATCTTTTAATTTCAGCCAAGCAAGCTCCCCACTTGGATAAAATGCCGCCGACAAATCCGCTTTTTTAATTTCTTTTAATTTTGTCACAGATAGCCACCTACTTCCACTTCAAAAGCATCTACATCTTCGCTACTCGTCCCAACAAAAACGCGGTGAAGTCCCGGTTCCTGCACTTTTTCAAGTTGGTGGTTGTAGAAAGAAAATGCCTCGCTCGTTAATTCAAATGAAACTGTTTTTTCTTCGCCAGCTAAAAGCGCCACTTTTTCAAATGCTTTCAGTTCTTTGACCGGACGTGAAATGCTTGCTGTCACATCTTGCAAATACACTTGAATGACTTCTTTTCCAGCGATTTTACCCGTGTTTTTAATGGTTACTTCCACATGAAGCGACTCACCTAGAGCCAATTCTTTCGGAAGCTCCGCCGTTGTTAATTCAAATTCGCTATAACTTTTTCCGTAACCAAATGGATAAAATGGTTCATTTGGAATATCGAGATAATGCGATACGTAGCGCTCACCTTTATTTTCCGGTGTTTGTGGTCGACCAGTGCGTAAATGGTTATAGTAAACAGGAATTTGACCAGTCGTTTGCGGGAAGGACATCGCTAATTTTCCAGAAGGATTGCTTGCACCGCTTAATAAATCTGCAGTAACGCGGCCTGCTTCTGTCCCCGGGAACCATAATTCGAGAAGGGCATCACTGGCTTCTGCTAATTCTTTGACTTCTAGCGGTCTCCCATTAAACAAAGTGATAACTACCGGTTTCCCAAGCGTTTGCACAAATTTCGCCAAGTCGTATTGTGCTTCCGGCAAACGAATGGTTGCGAGACTTCCTGCTTCTCCGCCCCATTCATTTTTCTCACCTAGCGCAAGAACAACCACTTCTGCAAGGCGCACCGCTTCCTCAATCGAAGCTTTATCTTTCTCGGTAAATTCAGTATAATCCGTCGAAATAGTTGTCATCGTTTCAAATACTTCTCGTAAACCTGTTTCGACATTGATGCCATCTTTCTCTTCGCCGTATACATTCCAACCACCAAGAATATCAGGTGAGGTCGCAAGTGGACCAATTAGTGCCAATTTCGTCGTTTTAGCTAATGGAAGTAAATGATTTTTATTTTCTAATAACACGGCTGATTCCACCCCAGCAGCTCGTGCTTTCAGGCGACTTTCATCAGTTAAAATGTCGTCTGAACGATCGCTATTTTTCAAACCACGATACGGATCCTCAAAAAGTCCTAAATCATTTTTCAAATGTAACATCCGCAACACCGCTTCATCTAAAAGACTTTCAGCTAGTGTTCCTTCCTCAATCAAACCTTTCAATTCATGAATATAGCAAGTCGTCATCATTTCCAAATCAACGCCTGCTTCCATCGAAAATTGCGCTGCCTCTTTCGGATTTCTAGCAGTTCCGTGGTTAATCACTTCAGCAACCGCGCCCCAATCAGAAATAAGTACGCCGTCAAAATTCATTTCACCACGTAAAACATCGCGGTTCAGCCATTTGTTCATCGTCGCCGGAACCCCGTCCACCACATTAAATGCCGTCATGACTAATTTAGCACCTGCTTGGATTGCTGCGTTATAAGCGGCTAAATAATTTTGATATAGTTCGCGCGTAGACATATTGACCGTATTGTATTCCAGTCCAGCCTCCGCCGCCCCGTATGCCGCGAAATGTTTCACGCATGCAGCCATTCGTTCCATGTTTTCATCAAGCTTGCTCGCATCACCTTGATAACCAGCTACCATCGCTTTCCCAAGTTCACTATTTAAAAATGGATCCTCACCAGTTGATTCCATCACACGACCCCATCTCGGATCCCGTACTAAATCAAGCATTGGGGAGAAAGTGACATGATGCCCTTCTGCCGTTGCCTCGAATGCCGAAACTTCCGCCATCACACGAACCGTTTCTTGGTCAAACGAACAACCAAGTGCAAGTGGAATCGGAAAAACGGTTTTATAACCATGTATAACATCCGCCATAAACACAAGCGGAATTCCAAGTCGATTTGTTTTTAAATAAGCTTCTTGAATACCAATCATATCAAGCGCCGAACTTGATCCAAGTACCGAACCCGCATTTTCGGTTTGCGCATCCGTTAATTTCATTTCTTGAAGAAGTGGCCCTGTAAGTTCTGCATTTTTGTTTGTACCTTTAAAAAGAAAAGGGGAAAGTTGAAGACATTGGGCAATTTTTTCATCTAATGTCATTTGATTGACTAAATCTTGCACTTTTTCTTGTTTCATAGGAACCTCCTGAACACATTTTTCGAAACGTTTCTATTCAAATATAACAACAGTATAAGCGCTTTCTTTTCTTTAGTCAACCAAAAACGACATTCACATGGTTAAATGCTTCGATTTTCCAGTTTTTTCTATACTATCTCGTTTTCAAGAAAATCCATGTTCTAAAAAATTATTCACCGCAAACCATTGGTACATAAATAATCAGCCGCTATAAACAAAATTAAAATAGCAATTCACTTGAAACCGATTACATAATATACTATAATAACCTTGTCGAAACGTTTCTATAAAATATTGTGTATGTGAATTGATTTTCACAATTTGCTTCATCCCGTACGGCGCATAAGTTCCGTACAACAGTTTTTATTCTTTAACAGCTTTTAGTTAATCAAGTTGCTTTGAAAAAAACAAAAAAATGGAGGAAAAATCATGAAGAAAAAGATGTTTGTCGTTTTAGCTTTAGTGTTGTCGCTTAGTTTAGTATTAATGGCATGTGGCGGATCGAAGGACGATATGAATTCCAGCGATTCGAAAGTGTTAAATGTTTGGGCTATGGGAGATGAAGCCAAATCATTAAAAGAACTCGCACAAAAATTCACGAAAGACACTGGCATCGAAGTGAAAGTCCAAGTTATTCCTTGGGCAAATGCACATGATAAGTTACTTACAGCAGTCGCTTCCAAATCCGGCCCCGATGTAGTCCAAATGGGAACTACTTGGATGCCTGAATTCGTCGAAGCGGGCGCATTACTTGATATTACAAAAGACGTAGAAAAAAGTAAAAATATGAACTCTGATTTATTTTTCCCTGGTTCGGTAAAAACAACGCAATTTGATGGCAAAACATACGGTGTTCCGTGGTATGCAGAAACACGCGTATTATTCTACCGTACCGATTTACTGAAAAAAGTTGGTTATAACGAAGCACCAAAAACATGGGATGAACTTTCCGATGCTGCACTTAAACTTTCCAAACGCGGCAAAGATATGTATGGTTTTGCCATTGATCCAAACGAACAAACAACTGGTTTCATTTTTGGACGTCAAAACGGCTCCCCTCTTTTCGATAAAGACGGTACTCCTGTATTCAACAAAAAACCATTTGTTGATTCTGTCAGTTATTTAGAAAGCTTCATTAAAAACGGTTCTGCTCCAGACACTGACCTTGGTTTAGATGCGTCACAAAGCTTCGGCGGCGACGGAATCGTGCCAATGTTCATGAGTGGTCCGTGGATGGTTAATACACTGAAAGACACTGCCCCTGATATTGACGGAAAATGGGCAACTGCTGTATTACCTAAAAAAGAAAATAACGAATCAAGCTTAGGTGGCGCAAACCTTTCTATCTTCAAATATAGTAACAAAAAAGATGATGCCCTAAAATTCATGGACTACATGAGCCAACCTGACGTGCAATTATCTTGGTTGAAAGATACTAACTCGATGCCAGCTCGTATGGATGCTTGGGAAGACGATATGCTGAAAAACGACCCTTACTACAAAGTCTTCGGCGAACAAATGAAAACAGCTGAACCAATGCCACTTATCCCGCAATTTGAAGAAATCGCACAACTTTACGGAAAATCTTGGGAACAAATTTATCGCGGTGGCGCAGATGTACAAACACAAATGGATACATTTAACGATCAAGTAGAAACCCTTCTTAAAAAATAACGAATAAAAAGGGCAAATGATTCTAGTCTGCCATTTGCCCTTTTAGAATGGAACTGATGTTATGAAACAATTTCTAAATAAAAACACGCCATATTTGTTTATTTCGCCAGCACTGTTTTTACTTCTTCTGTTTTCCTTGCTTCCGATTTTGCTTGCTTTTGTCATTAGTTTTACAGATATCGATTTAGTCGGGCTTGCCGATTATTCTAAGATTAACTTTATTGGGATAGATAATTACGTCAATATAATGCAAGACCCGGTATTTTTAAAATCTATTTTTAACACGCTTTTCTATGTAATTATTGGCGTTCCACTGGTTATCGTTTGCTCGCTTGGTATTGCGCTGATGATTAACTTTTCGCAAGCGAAGATTTTCCAGTTTTTCCGGTTAATTTTCTATACACCTTCGATTACAAACGTTGTTGCTGTGGCCGTTGTTTGGAGTTACTTATATAATCCACGGTTTGGTTTACTTAACTATTTGCTTTCCTTTTTAGACCTCGGACCTGTTCCTTGGCTACAAGATCCTACGATTGCGAAAATTTCACTGATTATTCTTGCTGTGTGGCGGGCAATCGGTGTGAATATGATTATTTTCTTAGCGGCACTTCAAGGGATTCCGCGTGAATACTACGAAGCTGCCTCGCTTGACGGCGCCAATAGTCGTCAACAATTGTTTAAAATTACCGTACCGATGCTTCGATTTGCAATTTTCTTCGTAACTGTTACGACGATGATTGGTTGGTTGCAATTCTTCGAGGAACCGTTCGTTATGACGGAAGGCGGACCGCTCGATAGTACAAACTCAGTCGCCCTCTTTATTTATCAAAACGGTTTCCAATTAAGTAAATTTGGTTATGCCGCTGCCGGATCATTTATCTTGTTTATCGCGATTATTATTATCACGATTATCCAGTTCCGGATTCAGCGTAAAAATAATGGCGGGGATATTTAAGAGAGGAGTGTTATAAATGAATCAATATAGACAAAAATCGCGCGGCGCCCAAATTGCCGTAATTACAATTTTAACGGTCGGCGGATTCTTTATGATTTTACCGTTCATCTGGATGGTTCTCTCCTCTTTGAAAACGGATGCTGAAATTTTAAAAATCCCACCTACAATTTGGCCAGAAACATTTACACTGGATAATTTCACGAAGCTATTCACCGAGATGGACTTTGCTATTTACTTGAAAAATACGTTAATTATCGTGTTCTTCTCGTTTTTCGGTTTATTTTTAAATGCGATGGCGGGGTATGGCTTTGCTAAATTTAAATTTAAAGGGAAAAACAAGTTATTTTATCTCGTTCTTGCTACGATGATGATTCCCGGACAAGTAACGATGATTCCGGTTTATCTACTGCTTAATGCGGCTGGATTAACCAATACCATGACAGGGATTGTACTTCCTGGACTAGTTGGTGCTTTTGGGATTTTCTTATTCCGCCAATTTATGTCCACCATTTCCGACGATTTACTAGAAGCAGCTCGACTTGATGGTGCTAGTGAATTTTATATTTTCTGGCGGATCGTTATTCCGATTTCCCGCCCAGTGCTTGCAGTCCAAGGAATTCTCACTTTTATCGCTGGTTGGAACTCGTTCTTATGGCCGTTAATCATTGCCAACGACGAAAAATTCTACACCCTATCAGTAGGGCTTCAACTTCTAAAAGGGCAATACGGCAGCAACTACGCGTTACAAATGGCTGGCGCAACCTTCATGGTTATTCCAATCATCTTGATTTTCATGACTTTCCAAAAATATATTTTAAAAGGCTTCAATGTTTCTGGAATGAAATAATTGGGCAAAAAAAAGAGCTTATTCCTTTTTCAGGATAAGCTCTTTTTCTATTATGGTAAAAACGTTTCGCCCATTAAGTAAAAGTCTACTTCACGAGCCGCTTCTCTTCCTTCTGCAATCGCGGTTACGACTAAACTTTGACCATGACGTGCATCCCCGCAAGCAAACACGCCTTCTTCACTCGTACGATAAAATCCTTTAGCAGCATCAATCGTATGACGGTCTGTTTTTCCTACACCAAAATTCGTGAAAATATCTTCGGTCGTACCAGCAAAACCAATAGCGATTAAAACCATATCAACGTCAAAATATTTTTCGCTTCCTTCAACCGGCGTATACGTTCTAGCAGCCTTATCTTCCACTACTTCTACCGTATGAAGACCAACAAGATTCCCTGCTGTGTCTTTTTCGAAAGAAGTGGTATTGATGAGGTATTCACGCGGATCCCTTCCGTAGACCGCTTCTGCTTCTTCGTGTGCATAGTCCATTTTGAATACACGTGGATATTGCGGCCAAGGGTTTTCACCATCGCGTAGTTCTGGAAGTTTGTCTTGAATACCGAACTGGTAAATACTTTTAGCGCCCTGTCTAAGCGCAGTTGCCACACAGTCAGCACCAGTATCACCGCCACCGATAATTACGACATTTTTTCCTTTAGCAGAGAGTGTTTGCACCCCGCCATTATCCAAATTGTCGCGCGTACTTTGTGTTAAATACGGCACAGCGAAGTGAATACCAGTCGCATCACGTCCAGCAAGTGGGATATCACGTGCGTTACCAGCTCCTGTTGCAAGAACAATCGAGTCATACTCTGCTCGCAGCTCTTCAAAAGTCACATCTGTACCAGCGGCAACACCAGTCACAAATTCAATGCCTTCTTCTGCCATCAAATTTACTCGACGTGTTACTTGCTCTTTTTCGAGTTTCATAGTTGGAATGCCGTACATTAATAAACCGCCAACTCGGTCACTTTTTTCAATGACCGTTACGTTATGACCAGCTTTATTCAATTGATCGGCACAAGCCAGCCCCGCAGGACCAGAACCAATCACAGCAATTCGTTTACCTGTGCGTTTTTTAGGAGGAGCTGGTTTAATCCACCCTTCTTCAAAACCGCGGTCGATAATCGCTTTTTCAATTGATTTAATTCCTACTGCGGGTTCTGAAATTGCTACTGTACAGCCACCTTCACACGGCGCCGGACAAATCCGTCCAGTAAACTCCGGAAAGTTATTTGTTTTTAATAACAGTTGTAATGCTTCGTACCAATCACCCCGGTAAACTGCATCGTTCCACTCTGGAATTAAATTATGCAGTGGACAACCTGATACGCCATTTTTAATTTCCATGCCAACGCTACAAAACGGTACACCGCAATCCATACAACGTGCAGCTTGTAATGTTAAGTCCGCTGTCGGCATTGGTAAACTATATTCATTCCAGTCACGCGTCCGACTTTTCGGATCGCGTCCTGGCGAAGGGATTCGGTCATATTCCATAAATCCAGTTGCTTTTCCCATGGTTTCACTCCTCTCTATTTCGCCGCTCCGGCAACTAATTTTCCATCTTTATGTTCATAAAAAGCTTGTAATTCTGCTTCATCGTGTGTTTTTCCAGTTTGTTCAAGCGTTGTGATTCTTGTTAGCATCATTTCATATTCATTTGGAATAACGAAGATGAAATTCGCTTGCTCCGCTTCCCAATTGCTGAGAATGGCTTTGGCAAACTCGCTTCCTGTAAGATTTGCGTGTTGTTCGATTAGCTGCTTCAATTTAGCTAATTCAGACGCAGCTAACTTGGAACGGCTGTTTACTAGTTCGTGATTGATTTTAGTAGTAGTTTCTTGTTTATTGTTAGTATAAATGTAAGCTACTCCACCAGACATTCCGGCCGCAAAGTTCTCGCCAATTTCTCCGAGGATAACGACTGCACCGCCTGTCATATATTCACAACCGTTGTCGCCAATACCTTCTACGACAGCTGTCGCACCACTATTCCGAACGGCGAAACGCGCACCCGCTTTTCCGTGCATATAAGCATGTCCGCCAGTTGCACCGTATAGCGTTACATTTCCGACAATCGCAGAATCATGTGGTTTGATTGGTGTTTTCGCATCTGGACTGACAATTAATTTACCACCAGAAAGCCCTTTACCGAAGTAGTCATTGGCATCGCCGTGGATTCGCAGCGTCATACCAAGCGGCGTATAAGCACCAAAACTTTGACCTGCTGAACCAACAAAATCAAGCGAAATCGTATCTTCTGGCAAACCTTCTGCGCCGTACTTTTTACTAATAAAGGATCCAGCAATCGTCCCAATCGCACGGTCAATGTTGCGTACAGCGAAAGTTCCAGTTACTTTTTCACCGTTTTCAAGTGCCGGTTTAATTAATGGCACAATTTCGCGCATATCGAGTGTTTGGTCGATTTTATGATCTTGTTGTTTGGTGCAATATTGGACTTGATTTTTATAGAAATCATCACTGTAAAGCATATTCGAAAAGTCGATGTATTTCGCTTTCCAATGCGCCTCTTTTTTCTCGTGGGTCGTTAGTAACTCTTTATGTCCAATTACTTCTGTCAAACTTCTAAAGCCAAGTTCCGCCATCATTTCACGCATTTCTGCAACAATAAAATGGAAGAAGTTTACTACGTAGTCTGCGGAACCATTGAATTTTTTACGAAGTTCTGGATTTTGTGTTGCTACACCAACTGGACATGTATCTAAATGGCAAACGCGCATCATAACGCAACCAAGTGTTACAAGTGGCGCAGTGGCGAACCCGAATTCTTCCGCTCCTAGCATTGCGGCAACTAAGACATCTTTCCCAGTCATTAGTTTTCCGTCCGTTTCGACAACGACTTTGTTTCTTAGGCCATTTAGAAGTAAAGTTTGGTGCGTTTCCGCTAAGCCGATTTCCCACGGTACACCCGCGTGACGGATACTCGTTCTTGCGGCAGCACCAGTTCCACCTTCATAACCACTTACCAAAATAACGTCGGCATTCCCTTTCGCTACCCCAGCAGCAATCGTACCAATACCGGTTTTCGAAACTAGCTTCACGTTAACGCGCGCATTTTGGTTGGCATTTTTTAAATCGAAAATTAGTTGCGATAAATCTTCAATCGAATAAATATCATGATGCGGCGGTGGCGAAATAAGGCCAACACCTGTTGTGGAGCCACGTGTTTTCGAAATCCATGGATATACTTTATTCCCTGGCAAATGTCCACCCTCGCCCGGTTTTGCGCCTTGAGCCATTTTGATTTGCAGTTCTTCTGCATTGACCAAATAATGACTTGTTACGCCGAAACGACCAGAGGCAATTTGTTTGATGGCACTTCTACGCCAGTCGCCATTTTCGTCCGGTGTAAAGCGGTTCGGGTTTTCGCCGCCTTCCCCACTATTACTTTTTCCGCCGATGCGGTTCATCGCGATAGCAAGCGCCTCATGAGCTTCTTGGCTAATTGAACCATAAGACATCGCACCTGACTTAAATCGTTTGAAAATCGCTTCTGCTGGCTCTACCTCGTCCAGTGGAATCGGCTTGCGATCACTTGTAAAAGTTAACAGCCCTCTTAAAAAGGCATTATTTTGATTTTGCATTAAATCTGAATATAAATTATACGTTTCGCGGTCATTTTCGCGCGTCGCTTGTTGCAAGGAATGAATCGCCAGTGGATTGTATACATGGTATTCTCCATTGGAACGCCATTGATACTCGCCGCCAGTATTCAGCGTGAAACTTTGGTAGCCAATATCATGATAGGCTTCGCGGTGACGTAACCAAGCTTCTTGGGCAATTACTTCTAGTGGAATCCCGCCAATTTGGGAAGCTGTTCCTGGGAAATAATGTTTAATCACATCATCGCCAATTCCGATAGCTTCAAAAATCTGCGCACCTCGGTAACTTTGGACAGTTGAGATCCCCATTTTCGACATAATTTTCAAAATGCCGTCCGTGATAGCTTCAATATAGCGACTTTCCGCCTCATCAAGCGTAAAGCCTTTGATGCGACCTTCTTTAATTAAGCCATCAAATGTATCAATAGCTAGACTTGGGAATACTGCATCCGCCCCGTAGCCAATTAATAACGCACATTGGTGCACATCGCGGGCTTCCGCTGTTTTCACAATAATACTAACTTGTGTCCGCGTTCCTGCTTTGACTAAATGATGATGCAAGCCACTTACAGCTAGCAATGAAGGAATACCAATCCAATCCGCATCCACGCCATCATCTGTTAATACAAGCAACTCTGCGCCGCCTGCGATTTTTTTATCGGCTTCTATAAACAATGCTTCCAAGCGCGCCTCTAAGCTGTCACGCTCTTCTGCTTTAAATAAAATCGATAACGTTTCCGTTTGTTTCGCGAATTTCGTTTGCTGTGCAAGTGCCGCAAATTCTTTTCGTGATAAAATTGGTGTTTTCAATCGAATTCGGTTCGCATTTTTCGCCGTAGGATTTAAAATATTTCCTTCATCCCCGAGCAGCGTCATTGCAGAAGTAACCGTTTCTTCACGAATCCCATCAATTGGCGGGTTCGTTACTTGAGCAAAAAGTTGTTTGAAATAATTAAATAATACTTGCGGACGTTGGCTTAAAACGGCAAGTGGTGCGTCATAACCCATTGCGCCCATTGGATCTTTTTTCTCCGTTACCATCGGAATCAAAATTTTATTTAATTCGTCTTGCGTGTAACCAAATGCGCGTTGTTTTTTAAAGCGTTCGGACTTATCCATCGCTTCATAACGTAAATCTGCTGGCACTAAGTCAGCAATCTCCGTCATTTCCGCATTCAGCCATTCACGGTAAGGCTTTTCAGTTGTCAGTTCTGTTTTTAATTCAGAATCCGTCACAATGCGTCCTTCTTCTAAATCGATTAATAGCATTGTCCCCGCGCCAACCGTTTCTTTGCGAATAATCTCACTCGGCTCAACTGGTACAACACCCGTTTCCGAAGAATAAATAATCGTATGGTCTTTCGTTTCATAATAACGCGCCGGACGTAAACCATTTCTATCCAAAATAGTCCCGATAACGCGACCATTCGTAAATGAAATCGAAGTCGGTCCATCCCACGGCTCCATTAGCGTACTATGATATTCGTAAAAAGCGCGTTTCGGATCTGTCATGTGCGGATTTTTGTCCCAAGGTTCTGGAATAAGCATCATCGCCGCATGAGGTAACGAACGCCCAGCTTGCACTAAAAATTCCAGCGCATTATCCAAAGTCGCTGAGTCACTACCACTTTCATCAATAATTGGAAGTAACTTCGCTAAATCGTCACCAAGTAAGCCAGATTCTGCTCTTTTCTCCCGAGCTTTCATCCAGTTAACATTGCCACGTTGCGTATTAATTTCACCGTTATGAATTAAATAACGATACGGATGCGCCCGCTCCCAACTAGGAAACGTATTCGTTGAAAAGCGCGAATGCACTAGCGCAAAAGCTGATACGTAAGCCGGATCCGCTAAATCTAAATAATATTGATTAATTTGTTCTGGTAGTAACATTCCTTTAAAAATAACCGTTCGCGTTGATAAACTTGGAACGTAGAAAGTTTCTGTAATTTGTTCAGAAGTCGCAGCAAACTTTTCGACTTGTTTTCTAATTAAATAAAGTGCCCGTTCAAATCCCGCTTCATCTAGCTCAGCATTTTTTTGAATGAATAATTGATAAATTGCTGGTTCTGTTTCTCTTGCACCCGCGCCAACCTTTGTTACATCCGTTGGCAATTTGCGCCAGCCAAGAAAAATTTGTCCTTCACTCGCAATCAGTTTTTCTGTTTCAGCCATTAAGCATTCGCGTTCGGTTTTAGTTTGCGGGAAATTAAACATCCCAACAGCATAATGATATTTTTCAGGCAAATGAATTCCTAATTTGCTACATTCACGTCGGAAGAAAGAGTCAGAAATTTCAAGTAAAATACCAGCTCCATCGCCCGTATCTCCACCAACTTCTCCGCCGCGGTGCTTTAATTGGCAAAGCATATGAATCCCTTGCTCGACAATTTTATGAGAGGAAATCTTTTTAATATTTGCTACGAAGCCAATTCCACAAGCATCGTGTTCATTTTCTGGATTGTATAGGCCGTGTTTTTTTGGTAAATTAGTTTGTTTCATCCTAGTTCCTCCTCTTCAAAAACCGAATCTTTGTAGGTCTTTCTGGTAATTATTCAAATTAACTGACAATTAACCAGCGATTCAGCTTACCTTACATTTCTTGTAGTATCTATTTTATTCCTTTTCATTTATCGAAACAATATATATAATAGAATAAAACAATCTCATTTTGAGAACAATCGGAGGTAAGAAATGGAACTACGACAATTAAAGTATTTTATGGAAGTAGCCCGCGTCGAGCATATGACCAAAGCTAGTGAGAATTTGCACGTAGCCCAATCTGCCGTAAGTAGACAGATAACGAAACTGGAAGAAGAACTCGGTGTGCATTTATTTGACCGTGTTGGTAGAAATATGCAACTTACAAGTGTCGGTCAAGAGTTTCTAAAGCAAGCCGCCATCGCTTTAAATGAATTGCAAAAAGCCGAAGCGCTCGTAACGGAATACACCGATCCCGCAAAAGGAACCGTCCGCGTTGGCTTACCTAACTCGCTTTCGACCAAAGTTTTGCCATCCGTCATTTCTACTTTCCGGGAAAAATATCCGCAAATCACCTATAAATTTATGGAAGGAACCAATGAAGAGCTTACCGAAATGTTGCTAAACGGCGCGCTTGATATGACTTTCTTATCCCCCGTCCCCGAATCTAGTGACCAAATCGAAGCCATTCGTTTCTTTGATGAGAAATTGAAATTAATCGTTCCCGAGAATCATCCGCTTGCTGAAAACTTTAATGTTTCCCTAAAAGAACTTGCTACCGAAAAATTCGTTCTTTACCCGGAAGACTTTGATTTATATAAAATCGTAACAAAAGCCGCCAATAAAAAAGGCTTCGCGCCGCAAATTGCTTTTCAAAGTAGAGATTTTTATACGATTCAAGGGCTGGTCGGGGCTGGACTTGGTATTAGCATTTTACCGGAAATGATTTTAGATGGTGCGATTTTTAAAGAAACGAAAAGTATTGCGTTGCGCGACAAAGAATTGCGCCGTTCGGTTGGGATTATTACGACAAAAAAACGGAACCTATCCCCTTCCGAGAATTTGTTCCGTTCGTTTATTATTTCGTTCTTTTCTAATTAAGCATTTACCGAAAACGCAGCTGGATAATGAATCGTTCCTGCTAAATTTTCTAAACTGGCATCATACAGTTCTAACAACATAAAGTATTCAGCAGGCACATCAAATGGCGCTGGAATCGCAAATTGCTCAGAAGGAATAAATCCAAATCG
The sequence above is a segment of the Listeria cossartiae subsp. cossartiae genome. Coding sequences within it:
- a CDS encoding glycoside hydrolase family 3 N-terminal domain-containing protein, whose amino-acid sequence is MKQEKVQDLVNQMTLDEKIAQCLQLSPFLFKGTNKNAELTGPLLQEMKLTDAQTENAGSVLGSSSALDMIGIQEAYLKTNRLGIPLVFMADVIHGYKTVFPIPLALGCSFDQETVRVMAEVSAFEATAEGHHVTFSPMLDLVRDPRWGRVMESTGEDPFLNSELGKAMVAGYQGDASKLDENMERMAACVKHFAAYGAAEAGLEYNTVNMSTRELYQNYLAAYNAAIQAGAKLVMTAFNVVDGVPATMNKWLNRDVLRGEMNFDGVLISDWGAVAEVINHGTARNPKEAAQFSMEAGVDLEMMTTCYIHELKGLIEEGTLAESLLDEAVLRMLHLKNDLGLFEDPYRGLKNSDRSDDILTDESRLKARAAGVESAVLLENKNHLLPLAKTTKLALIGPLATSPDILGGWNVYGEEKDGINVETGLREVFETMTTISTDYTEFTEKDKASIEEAVRLAEVVVLALGEKNEWGGEAGSLATIRLPEAQYDLAKFVQTLGKPVVITLFNGRPLEVKELAEASDALLELWFPGTEAGRVTADLLSGASNPSGKLAMSFPQTTGQIPVYYNHLRTGRPQTPENKGERYVSHYLDIPNEPFYPFGYGKSYSEFELTTAELPKELALGESLHVEVTIKNTGKIAGKEVIQVYLQDVTASISRPVKELKAFEKVALLAGEEKTVSFELTSEAFSFYNHQLEKVQEPGLHRVFVGTSSEDVDAFEVEVGGYL
- a CDS encoding sugar ABC transporter substrate-binding protein, with the translated sequence MKKKMFVVLALVLSLSLVLMACGGSKDDMNSSDSKVLNVWAMGDEAKSLKELAQKFTKDTGIEVKVQVIPWANAHDKLLTAVASKSGPDVVQMGTTWMPEFVEAGALLDITKDVEKSKNMNSDLFFPGSVKTTQFDGKTYGVPWYAETRVLFYRTDLLKKVGYNEAPKTWDELSDAALKLSKRGKDMYGFAIDPNEQTTGFIFGRQNGSPLFDKDGTPVFNKKPFVDSVSYLESFIKNGSAPDTDLGLDASQSFGGDGIVPMFMSGPWMVNTLKDTAPDIDGKWATAVLPKKENNESSLGGANLSIFKYSNKKDDALKFMDYMSQPDVQLSWLKDTNSMPARMDAWEDDMLKNDPYYKVFGEQMKTAEPMPLIPQFEEIAQLYGKSWEQIYRGGADVQTQMDTFNDQVETLLKK
- a CDS encoding carbohydrate ABC transporter permease; this encodes MKQFLNKNTPYLFISPALFLLLLFSLLPILLAFVISFTDIDLVGLADYSKINFIGIDNYVNIMQDPVFLKSIFNTLFYVIIGVPLVIVCSLGIALMINFSQAKIFQFFRLIFYTPSITNVVAVAVVWSYLYNPRFGLLNYLLSFLDLGPVPWLQDPTIAKISLIILAVWRAIGVNMIIFLAALQGIPREYYEAASLDGANSRQQLFKITVPMLRFAIFFVTVTTMIGWLQFFEEPFVMTEGGPLDSTNSVALFIYQNGFQLSKFGYAAAGSFILFIAIIIITIIQFRIQRKNNGGDI
- a CDS encoding carbohydrate ABC transporter permease — its product is MNQYRQKSRGAQIAVITILTVGGFFMILPFIWMVLSSLKTDAEILKIPPTIWPETFTLDNFTKLFTEMDFAIYLKNTLIIVFFSFFGLFLNAMAGYGFAKFKFKGKNKLFYLVLATMMIPGQVTMIPVYLLLNAAGLTNTMTGIVLPGLVGAFGIFLFRQFMSTISDDLLEAARLDGASEFYIFWRIVIPISRPVLAVQGILTFIAGWNSFLWPLIIANDEKFYTLSVGLQLLKGQYGSNYALQMAGATFMVIPIILIFMTFQKYILKGFNVSGMK